One Sphingomonas sp. LHG3406-1 genomic window carries:
- the pstC gene encoding phosphate ABC transporter permease subunit PstC — translation MTLAVGLILVLLVAATAFVLARGRAAALRSAGPGRQRLNSLPFYHGAFAFLWAAVPALLFLAAWTPIQQALIEQSVLASTAGQQLPDFDLARDSILEEARNVASGAAELAFNPAAQALVPEYQAASGRYSLIGSGFALLLALAGAGWALSRVGLNLRARAGVEKWLMGVLVAASLIAILTTFGIVLSLLFETMRFFSMVPASDFLFGTSWSPQVAIRADQAGSSGAFGSVPLFWGTVFIGAIIAMIVAIPLGLMSAIFLTQYAPGKLRSVLKPLLEILAGVPTVVYGYFAALTVAPLMRDLGLAIGITSASSESALAAGLVMGVMIIPFVSSMADDSIAAVPQAMRDGSLALGATRSETIRKVILPAALPGVVGGVLLAVSRAIGETMIVVMAAGLAANLTANPFDSVTTVTTQIVQLLTGDQEFDSPKTLAAFALGLVLFLVTLFLNLIALRVVRKYREAYE, via the coding sequence ATGACCCTTGCTGTCGGCCTGATCCTGGTCCTGCTGGTCGCCGCGACCGCCTTCGTGCTTGCACGGGGGCGGGCGGCGGCCCTGCGCTCGGCCGGACCGGGCCGGCAGCGGCTCAACAGCCTGCCTTTCTACCACGGCGCCTTCGCCTTCCTGTGGGCGGCAGTGCCGGCCCTGCTGTTCCTCGCCGCCTGGACGCCGATCCAGCAGGCGCTGATCGAGCAGTCGGTGCTGGCAAGCACGGCCGGGCAGCAGCTTCCCGACTTCGACCTCGCCCGCGACTCCATCCTCGAGGAAGCGCGCAATGTCGCAAGTGGCGCGGCCGAGCTCGCCTTCAATCCGGCCGCACAGGCGCTGGTGCCGGAATATCAGGCGGCGAGCGGCCGCTATTCGCTGATCGGCAGCGGCTTTGCCTTGCTGCTGGCGCTGGCCGGAGCGGGCTGGGCGCTGTCGCGGGTGGGACTGAACCTCAGGGCGCGGGCGGGCGTCGAGAAGTGGCTGATGGGGGTGCTGGTCGCGGCCTCGCTGATTGCCATCCTGACCACCTTCGGGATCGTCCTCTCGCTGCTGTTCGAGACCATGCGCTTCTTTTCCATGGTCCCGGCAAGCGACTTCCTGTTCGGTACCAGCTGGTCGCCGCAGGTAGCGATCCGCGCCGACCAGGCGGGTTCGTCGGGCGCCTTCGGGTCGGTCCCGCTGTTCTGGGGCACGGTCTTCATCGGTGCGATCATCGCCATGATCGTAGCGATCCCGCTCGGGCTGATGAGCGCCATCTTCCTGACGCAATATGCACCGGGCAAGCTGCGCTCGGTGCTGAAGCCGCTGCTCGAGATCCTCGCCGGCGTGCCGACGGTGGTCTACGGCTATTTTGCGGCGCTGACCGTGGCGCCGCTGATGCGCGACCTTGGCCTTGCCATCGGCATCACCAGCGCGTCGAGCGAAAGCGCGCTGGCCGCAGGCCTGGTGATGGGGGTGATGATCATCCCGTTCGTCTCCTCCATGGCCGACGACAGCATCGCCGCCGTGCCGCAGGCGATGCGCGACGGCAGCCTGGCGCTCGGCGCGACCCGGTCGGAGACGATCCGCAAGGTGATCCTTCCCGCCGCGCTGCCGGGCGTGGTCGGCGGCGTGCTGCTGGCCGTGTCGCGGGCGATCGGCGAGACGATGATCGTGGTAATGGCCGCGGGCCTAGCCGCCAACCTCACCGCCAATCCGTTCGACAGCGTGACCACCGTCACCACCCAGATCGTCCAGCTGCTGACCGGCGACCAGGAGTTCGACAGCCCCAAGACCCTGGCCGCCTTCGCGCTCGGGCTGGTGCTGTTCCTGGTGACGCTGTTCCTCAACCTCATCGCGCTGCGCGTCGTGCGCAAGTACCGGGAAGCCTATGAATAG
- the pstA gene encoding phosphate ABC transporter permease PstA — protein MNSPDNRWSSEAMTRRVKRRYASERRFKALGLTAVLVSLAFLAFLLITMTVRGMGGFSETFLTASDATDPMAVGVWGALKGSFLTILVTMSLAFPVGVLAAVYLEEFAQRSRWNDFIEVSINNLAAVPSIIFGLLGLAVFLNVMQLPRSAALVGGLTLALMTMPVIVIAGRNAIKAVPPSIRDAALGVGASKMQVVFHHVLPLALPGIMTGTIIGMARALGETAPLLMIGMRAFIATPPNGLTDPATVLPVQIFLWSDEVDRAFVEKTSAAIIVLLLFMLLMNGLAIYLRNRFERRW, from the coding sequence ATGAATAGCCCCGACAACCGCTGGTCGAGCGAGGCCATGACCCGGCGCGTCAAGCGGCGCTATGCGTCGGAGCGCCGGTTCAAGGCGCTCGGGCTGACTGCCGTGCTCGTCAGCCTCGCCTTTCTCGCCTTCCTGCTGATCACCATGACGGTGCGCGGCATGGGCGGGTTCAGCGAGACGTTCCTGACCGCCAGCGACGCGACCGACCCGATGGCGGTCGGCGTGTGGGGGGCGCTCAAGGGCTCGTTCCTGACCATCCTGGTGACCATGTCGCTGGCCTTCCCGGTCGGGGTGCTGGCGGCCGTCTACCTGGAGGAGTTCGCCCAGCGCAGCCGCTGGAACGACTTCATCGAGGTCAGCATCAACAATCTTGCCGCGGTGCCGTCGATCATCTTCGGCCTGCTTGGCCTCGCCGTCTTCCTCAACGTCATGCAGCTGCCCCGTTCGGCGGCGCTGGTCGGCGGGCTGACGCTGGCGCTGATGACCATGCCGGTGATCGTCATCGCCGGGCGCAACGCGATCAAGGCGGTGCCGCCGTCGATCCGCGACGCGGCGCTGGGCGTCGGCGCGTCCAAGATGCAGGTCGTGTTCCACCACGTCCTGCCGCTGGCGCTGCCGGGGATCATGACCGGCACCATCATCGGCATGGCACGCGCGCTGGGCGAGACGGCGCCGCTGCTGATGATCGGCATGCGCGCCTTCATCGCGACTCCGCCCAACGGCCTGACCGATCCCGCCACCGTGCTTCCGGTCCAGATCTTCCTCTGGTCGGACGAGGTCGACCGCGCGTTCGTCGAGAAGACCAGCGCGGCGATCATCGTCCTGCTGCTGTTCATGCTTCTGATGAACGGCCTCGCCATCTATCTTCGCAACCGCTTCGAGCGCCGCTGGTAA